Proteins from one Gimesia maris genomic window:
- a CDS encoding tetratricopeptide repeat protein has protein sequence MSQFSRTPILRACLILLLAAYVMTTGQGVLSAKMPGKKGGEKDAQKQKAPRVFSLEEGIADDVVLPFVPATPRTPVDQKEIDSAAWYMTGRMREARNDFIGAYDAYKKAMEYNPNSIEIYRVLIRLASGLDKTEEAIEYAQKAVELDPEDYELMRKLGLHMAGQGRFEEAVTFLKKASDSPSIDKKSGVYVIIQHDQANLYERLGKKEEAAQCWEVVFRALTKPEEFTFEYNTRSQLEAKQGKLYERIGQSFLETDRLKLAVDAFNKAADSQKGRPGILKYHLAQVYFQSKQYQQALDSLQSYFDEQLQSKGRRAYEFLTEILTALNRQADVIPQLEKLAEKDRFNRTLHYYLAEQYGENDRFDDAEKTYLESIGESSDTEGLAGLLSLYQKNQKYAKLIETLSKIVQTGDGVQRIQSNLERMSKDPELVKGLIAEAEKLKKQDPPGVDVFSAFMIAKLASEADRKAAASEFYQFAMDAAAKHEKPQIRGNWTLLILQEYSQLLREEDKYGELAVLLQKAVENPLLAPQRINLLYFLADARERNGETEAAIKVNEEARQAAPKFPLLDYQHAWIYYHSHDWEKAIVQMQKFIKKYPEQKERVYQVKMMLSNTYVQQGEIGKGEAVLEEMLADDPENPSINNDLGYLYADQGKNLEKAEKMIRIALKSEPDNMAYLDSMGWVLFKLERYQEAAEYLEKASKLPGGGDSTILDHLADCYHKLNKTKEANELWKKALEEAQQSSPADPKLIDQLQKKLNQ, from the coding sequence ATGAGTCAATTTTCCCGGACGCCAATCTTAAGGGCCTGTCTGATACTGTTGTTGGCAGCATATGTGATGACAACCGGACAGGGTGTTCTGTCTGCGAAAATGCCGGGGAAGAAGGGGGGCGAGAAAGATGCTCAAAAGCAGAAAGCTCCCAGGGTATTCTCTCTGGAAGAAGGGATTGCCGACGATGTGGTGTTGCCTTTTGTACCTGCAACACCCCGCACGCCTGTGGATCAGAAAGAAATCGATTCTGCAGCCTGGTATATGACCGGGCGAATGCGTGAGGCACGTAATGATTTCATCGGCGCCTACGATGCCTATAAAAAGGCGATGGAATATAACCCAAATTCAATCGAGATTTACCGTGTGCTGATCAGACTGGCTTCCGGTCTGGATAAAACCGAGGAAGCCATTGAATATGCTCAGAAGGCGGTTGAGCTGGATCCCGAAGACTATGAGCTGATGCGGAAACTGGGTCTGCATATGGCAGGACAGGGACGTTTTGAAGAGGCGGTCACTTTTCTGAAAAAGGCTTCGGATTCTCCTTCGATTGATAAGAAGTCGGGTGTCTATGTGATTATCCAGCACGATCAGGCAAATCTGTACGAGCGGCTGGGGAAAAAAGAGGAAGCCGCCCAGTGCTGGGAAGTCGTATTTCGCGCCCTTACGAAACCGGAAGAATTTACATTCGAGTACAATACACGTTCACAACTGGAAGCCAAGCAGGGCAAACTGTATGAGCGAATTGGCCAGTCCTTTCTGGAAACAGACCGCCTCAAACTGGCTGTAGACGCTTTTAATAAAGCGGCTGATTCTCAGAAGGGGCGTCCCGGAATTCTGAAATATCACCTGGCACAGGTTTATTTTCAGTCCAAACAGTATCAACAGGCTCTGGATTCCCTGCAGTCTTATTTCGATGAACAACTGCAGTCCAAGGGACGCAGAGCTTATGAATTTTTAACGGAAATCTTAACAGCATTGAATCGCCAGGCCGACGTGATTCCCCAGCTGGAAAAACTCGCAGAAAAAGATCGCTTCAACCGGACTCTGCATTATTATCTGGCCGAACAGTACGGTGAAAATGATCGTTTTGATGATGCAGAGAAAACCTATCTTGAATCCATTGGAGAGTCTTCAGATACAGAAGGCCTGGCAGGCCTGTTATCGCTGTATCAGAAAAATCAAAAGTATGCCAAGTTAATCGAGACACTTTCTAAGATTGTACAGACCGGAGATGGCGTTCAGCGAATCCAGTCTAATCTGGAAAGGATGTCGAAAGATCCGGAGCTGGTGAAAGGTCTGATTGCGGAAGCGGAGAAGTTGAAGAAACAGGATCCACCCGGAGTAGACGTGTTTTCTGCCTTCATGATTGCGAAACTCGCTTCCGAAGCCGATCGGAAGGCTGCTGCCTCCGAGTTTTATCAGTTTGCCATGGATGCCGCTGCTAAACACGAAAAACCACAGATTCGCGGTAACTGGACGCTGTTGATTCTTCAAGAGTACAGTCAGCTGCTACGTGAAGAAGACAAGTATGGGGAACTGGCTGTCCTGCTACAGAAAGCGGTTGAGAACCCATTGCTGGCACCGCAGCGAATCAACCTGTTGTATTTCCTGGCGGATGCACGTGAGCGAAATGGAGAGACAGAAGCAGCGATCAAAGTGAATGAAGAAGCGCGGCAGGCAGCACCCAAATTCCCTCTGCTGGATTACCAGCACGCCTGGATTTACTATCACAGCCACGACTGGGAAAAAGCCATTGTGCAGATGCAGAAATTCATCAAAAAATATCCCGAACAGAAAGAGCGGGTCTACCAGGTGAAGATGATGCTCTCAAATACCTATGTACAACAGGGGGAGATTGGCAAAGGGGAAGCCGTCCTGGAGGAGATGCTGGCGGACGATCCTGAGAATCCTTCGATCAATAATGACCTGGGTTATCTGTATGCAGACCAGGGGAAAAACCTTGAAAAAGCGGAAAAGATGATTCGGATCGCTTTGAAATCCGAACCGGACAATATGGCTTACCTTGACAGTATGGGGTGGGTTTTATTCAAGCTGGAACGTTACCAGGAAGCGGCTGAATATCTTGAGAAAGCCAGCAAGTTGCCGGGCGGTGGGGACAGTACGATCCTGGATCATCTGGCAGACTGCTATCACAAGCTTAATAAAACCAAAGAAGCGAATGAGCTCTGGAAGAAAGCGCTGGAAGAAGCACAACAGTCCTCTCCTGCAGACCCGAAATTGATTGATCAGCTTCAGAAAAAACTGAACCAGTAA
- the rbfA gene encoding 30S ribosome-binding factor RbfA, giving the protein MTSRRLEKIAQAILETVSTTILLHLRDPRIRNVTVLHVDVAPDVQSAKIYISIMGDEKEKALCMHGLQSAKGFLQSKIADRIQTKYTPVIKFVLDTAVKDSLDTIRILDELQVEREAEELAENSSSEEVRGTDEENPQE; this is encoded by the coding sequence ATGACATCACGTCGATTAGAAAAAATCGCACAGGCGATATTAGAAACAGTAAGTACAACGATTCTGCTGCATTTGCGCGATCCCCGGATCCGGAATGTGACAGTCCTGCATGTTGATGTTGCACCTGATGTGCAGTCAGCCAAGATTTATATTTCGATCATGGGGGATGAAAAGGAAAAGGCGCTTTGTATGCACGGGCTGCAATCTGCGAAAGGGTTTCTCCAATCCAAAATCGCAGATCGGATTCAAACCAAATATACTCCCGTGATCAAATTTGTGCTGGACACTGCCGTGAAAGATTCACTGGATACGATTCGTATTCTGGATGAGTTACAGGTCGAGAGAGAAGCGGAAGAGTTAGCAGAAAATTCTTCTTCGGAAGAAGTACGGGGCACTGACGAAGAGAATCCTCAGGAATAG
- a CDS encoding YebC/PmpR family DNA-binding transcriptional regulator translates to MAGHSHWANIAAKKGVVDKKRGKLFGKLSRAIIVAAQHGGGDPVMNLALRYAIDKARKASMPKENIDRAVKKGCGELSGENFEELVYEGYGSAGVAVLCDILTENRNRTAGEVRKIFEVHGGNLGSTGCVAWMFERKGLFLIPSDAIEEDELFEVALEVGADDVSANGDVFEVTCSIDAFQQVSEEFEKRNIPTNLAELSRIPDTTVDLGVEDGKKVLKLMEALEDHDDVQSVTANFNIPEDIMAEVLAD, encoded by the coding sequence ATGGCAGGTCATTCTCATTGGGCAAATATCGCCGCCAAGAAAGGCGTGGTCGATAAGAAGCGGGGTAAACTCTTTGGCAAGTTGAGTCGTGCGATCATCGTAGCGGCACAGCATGGCGGGGGAGACCCTGTCATGAATCTGGCGTTGCGGTATGCGATCGACAAAGCCCGCAAAGCCAGTATGCCGAAAGAAAATATTGACCGCGCTGTTAAAAAAGGCTGTGGTGAATTATCCGGCGAAAATTTTGAAGAACTGGTCTACGAGGGGTATGGTTCCGCTGGTGTGGCAGTCTTGTGTGATATCCTGACGGAAAATCGAAATCGAACCGCTGGTGAAGTCCGCAAGATCTTTGAAGTGCATGGCGGGAACCTGGGCAGCACGGGGTGTGTCGCCTGGATGTTCGAGCGAAAAGGCCTGTTCCTGATTCCCTCTGATGCGATTGAGGAAGATGAACTGTTCGAAGTCGCGCTGGAAGTCGGCGCTGATGATGTCTCTGCGAACGGAGATGTTTTCGAAGTCACGTGCAGCATAGATGCATTTCAGCAGGTTTCGGAAGAATTTGAAAAACGCAATATACCTACCAATCTGGCCGAGTTATCGCGAATTCCGGATACAACCGTTGATCTGGGAGTAGAAGATGGTAAAAAAGTATTGAAACTCATGGAGGCACTGGAAGATCATGATGATGTGCAAAGCGTAACCGCGAATTTCAATATTCCGGAAGACATCATGGCAGAGGTTTTAGCCGACTAA